One Sciurus carolinensis unplaced genomic scaffold, mSciCar1.2, whole genome shotgun sequence DNA window includes the following coding sequences:
- the LOC124974032 gene encoding high mobility group nucleosome-binding domain-containing protein 5-like — translation MPKRKAAGQSDVKQEPKRRSARLSAMPVPIIPELKPKRSSTSRKITKNDMMEKNLDTNAKAVAEDKQEVVEECNNENAENGEAKIIEVSYNVNKFIRLKA, via the exons ATGCCCAAAAGAAAG GCTGCAGGTCAAAGTGATGTGAAGCAAGAG cCAAAGAGAAGATCAGCCAGACTGTCTGCT atgCCTGTGCCCATTATACCAGAGTTGAAACCCAAAAGATCATCAACTTCAAGG AAAATTACCAAAAATGATATGATGGAAAAAAACTTAGATACAAATGCCAAAGCAGTTGCTGAAGACAAGCAAGAAGTTGTTGAAGAATGCAACAATGAAAATGCTGAAAATGGAGAAGCCAAAATTATAGAGGTGTCTTACAATGTTAACAAATTTATCCGTTTGAAAGCTTGA